A window of the Cyanobacteriota bacterium genome harbors these coding sequences:
- the psaJ gene encoding photosystem I reaction center subunit IX: MQDLLKYLSTAPVVATVWLVITAGIIIEFNRFFPDLLFHPMP; this comes from the coding sequence ATGCAGGATCTTCTCAAGTATCTCTCGACTGCCCCTGTGGTGGCGACCGTATGGTTGGTGATCACGGCTGGCATCATTATTGAGTTTAACCGCTTCTTTCCTGACCTCTTGTTCCACCCCATGCCATAG